The Daphnia carinata strain CSIRO-1 chromosome 1, CSIRO_AGI_Dcar_HiC_V3, whole genome shotgun sequence sequence GATTTAGGTCGGCTCGCTCTTCACTTTTCAGTTCAAAGTAAAAGCAGCAAACAGCCCACCAAAGGTAAAAGGCCAAGACTAAAAATGTTACAGAAATTTTGTAAGGATTTATCGAATCAAAATATATCCGCAGCGCAAATCTTACTGATCACGAATAGAATAAATACGATGGGGATGACGCCTAGAGAATGTCTCACTAGGCCAACTGCAATAAATACCGCTATAAAACACCTTTCGAGAAGTTGGACGATTAGCCATGACATTACTATGTGACGTCGACGATACTGGGCACCGTAGATCAGTAGAATAGAAAATATTGCGAGTATGAATGCAAATACTGCAATAGCGATTGTGACATCGAAGGGCCCTAGCATAAATACGAATTAGTTAGGAGGTAAttaggaaaaaatattttagtaaTAAAGATGTTTGTACCGTTGACAACGATTTTGCTGGAGTGCAGAACACCAATCGTAATGTTGACCAGCTGTTAATGAAGCTTACAAAAAACAATGTGCAGAATGTACtattcaaaaaacaaacatcagaATTAAAGATGAATCAATACCATATCCACACTACCGATGATTTTAGCAGTTGTTTGGAGTGGGCAACAACACGAAgtcaatttcattttgcagGTCATCATTGACTCATCGATCAAGTCGATACGTGCGACTACCACTAATTAGAATCTGTAACACTACTAGTAACCTTCATGACATCTGCGAAGTTCAAGCTGTACCTCAGTGGTACACAATGTTTAGCCTCATGCCGCTTTCGAACTGCGCAGCTTCTGTGCCTCTTTTTGTCTATTTAAAGCCTCATAAACTataagatgtttaaaaaagaatatttgtATATTTTGACGGTCTTATGTATGCAATGATGctaacaaacaatttttgtacattttgttctttttgtttagtaCGCAACGTAAATTGGCGGACGTACGGAGGAAAGCAGTAAACTATGTCATTCGGTGTACGATAACAGTTAGCTTTCGTTCGCAAATAAATAAGTTAGACCTACCATAACGCCTGGCTTTCCGgtgaaagaaaggaaaacaagttttcaaataaatatGGAAGTGACCCGATTTGACAATTGGGTCGGCCTACCACAACAATAAAAGTAGTATCCGACTTTTCAAGATTGCGGGACGTGCAGCAATCAACATTACAACGAAAAAGTGTGAAAATTGAGCATCTCACTTAAGGAACTCCAACTGATCAGAGCCAAAAACACTGAGCTTGTTTGGCAAGGATCGTTGAAAGACTACAGAAATAATCAATTCTTCACAGCCCCACCTGacatagaaataaataaataaacagaaGTTCTTATTGGCTACGGACAAACGTTAGTTTATATTGTAAGGTATCTTTTTCTGACTCTGATCGTTTTGCTATTATTAATAAAATCTGCAAGACATTCTAGAATGAATAGAAGAGGTTACGTAGTAACTTTTATTCGAATAGCCGGAGAGGAGGGAGTAGAAAATGGTATATGAAGCGCTACAACGTGTTTTATGTATTATTGATGCAATCTTAGTTGATAATCTAATAGGAAGCAATCACTTTCGTAGCGAATGCTGTACGCACAAATTTCTGTTCCAAAAGAAACCACAAGTAGTACGAAAGCATTGGGCCATGAATGTAACTCTGGCAAAAACGTACATAACGCACCTTCGACACGTTATGTAAGTATCATAGTAAAGAACGATGCACGTCTTGAATTTGCGATccgaaggcaaaaaaaattttttcaactgtaTCTTGCACGGACTACAACACTTTCCCAAAACatataatgataataatacagaaaaaattattcttaaCATGATGGTTTGCGTCACATTAGAAACTTTACTGAAATGCGTTCAGCCTGTTTGTGGAAATATGGAAGCATCATAGGAATCAAAAGCGTAAAGAAGAGAAACTACTGCAGTCTACCATGAGCTTGCAACACATCGCTTTTTCTACGAGATACCATAGACGTTTCCTACATATTAGAGAAAGTACTCGTCGCAAGTTCTCCTGAAAACTGCCATATGGAAcatattgaaaatgaaaacgtagTTCTTAGGATACTTGAAACGAGAATGGAGACTGAGTTAATGTACGGTTTTGAGTCCTAGATCTTAGTCGAGGTTACTGAAAAAAGAGAGTTACCTATTATGAAAGATAATAACATGGAGGATCCACCGTTATTGGtcgacaaataaaaaagaataagtgAATAATTTCGTGtcttaaatttatttaaacatCGGAAGTAATGCGATTAGCTGAAGCTTTGACAAGCCGGTCGTTCCTCCGTTTTTCATTGTCCTTGTCTTGAAGTTCGTGATAAAAGCCGTGAACAACCCACCAAAGATACATTCCTAAGGCTGCAAGGCGCAAGAAAAACATTATTCTTGATAATCTGCATACATTTCAGGGATGTTCACATACGTACTCATCTGGATGACCATTGCAACCACATAGAGTATTCCAAACCAAGTTCCTGTCGAAGCGAAGAAGAAACTTCGGATCAACATGTAGATATCGCGCGTACAAGCAATGAGTATTGTCGCAAAAAGCCACGGCATCATCAGTTGCCTATGGTTACGGTAGACGGCATAAATAAGTAGGGCCGAGAAACTGGCCAAGATGAAAGCGACGAGAGTATTGGAAATATAACTGAAAGCCTTAACTCCATCGTACTCTCCTAACAAGATGCAGAGAAACCTAGCAGTTATAAACGATGCAAAACAAGTGAAATTGCAAATGAGGTATCACTCATAAATACCGACAAAGTCGATCGTGCTGAGTTGGTAACTTCGAAAAAATGCAGTGGCTAAGTTGACGAgctgtcaaagaaaaaaaattaagtgcAACCAGAAGATGTGAATATAAGCATGACCAACCACCAGGGAAAATTATCAATCGTACCAAGTGAAAGACGCTGATAATTTTGGAACCTTTCCGGAGAGAACAACCACACCAACATTGTTTCATATTGGCTGTACAGTATTACAGTTTTCTATATGAAATAGCTGTATGGTGAAAACGGAATGAATCCCACACCGTCTCCACTGAATGCTGTTGGCCAACTTCATGGCTTTCTCTTTGGGCGAACGATAGAATAGCTTTGTTAATAGTGGCTAGCTATGTGTTTATTTTCCTTATGGCTCCAAACACGTAAGAGTTGTCTATTTTTGTAATAATAGCTTCTATGGTACCGTTTGTTAGTAAAGCAagacatatttttaaaacaatagcGATTCGTATTTACTCATATGGACTGACCAGTTTCCAATATCAGTTCCAAAATCAGAGATTTTTTCAGTTAAAAATTCAGTAGTTCATTGATTTTTACCAAGAAATACATTTGGTGCAAGCTATTGAAATTGTATCTGTTTGATTTCCTCTATTCCATTTCTATATATCAGGTAGCATATCTGATGGTGAACGGCtctccgtttttgttttgctagtTACTAATTTCATCatacgaaaataaaaggaaaatattgCGTTGTTATAATATTTTTACATACATCGTATGATGTATGTatgacggaaaaaaaaagactgtgCCTATGAGGCTGAAACACTTCATGGCGCAAATAATTTTGCATTTGCTTCTCATACTGAACAATGCGCATTGTGCATACCATTTGCAGGCTTGTTGgttcttgttttaaaaaacgtcTAACAGTGAATCCCCGCTGGCTAAGAGAttaaaaatcttgaaattcACTTTCACTTTCTAACGCATCGCGCAATATGCGTTTTTTGTGCTCAAAATGACTCCGTGAATATTTGCACATGGAAACGTTACAACGTTGCACTTAGTGAGCAAAATGTTTCTCATTTAAacaatctttttttgctttgcgtCTATGTTCTCAAtgacaaattttaaaaaaatcttaacTGTTGACAATGTACAGGGCTTTCTTTAACTACCATGAGGTATTAAGCACTCTACCGTACAGCAACTATTTTTAGGGCAAAGCAATTAAATATTTCTTTGAAGGTCATTTTGTATACTCAAATTGCATCGAACCTCAAGTCAAAGTGACGTCATTGTTGTACCGTTCTCAACAATTAATCTTCAGTACCAGGGAGTGTTGCTAGCGTGAATTGCGCTTGTTTTTTCTCCTGAACCATGACCTGCATGTAGAAACATGTTTGAACGAAGCCAGATTGCATGTCAAACTGAATAAACGACGCAAAACATTTAACATAGGTTTTTACGATATGCTATCAAAGTGTGACTCGATCAACCGACCCACACAATAGTTCTTTGGCTTATGGATGCGTTATACGAAGTAACAAAATGCATTCATGTGAAAGTTGGTTGAAAGATTTCTTGTCGCAATAGTTGTCCTATAAAAGTATTCCTTCTGAAGAATGGCGCCACCATACCGAAATTTTCGATAGTTTAAAAGGAtttatttgaataataaaatacgtGTTCTCTGTCATTTCCTTGTCGTATCGGAGACTTACAAGGACTACGCTACATGACACTAAATCACCCATCATTTAATacgcttttttaaaatggtaTAGCAATCTCATCTTTAAAGTTATTCAAACATTCGTTTGTTCAAACTAAGATATCTCTTAGTTCCAACCTATGGTTCATCTACAAACACTGCAATATCGATGTGTCGAAACGGGTGGAGCTAGTGACAACAAAAGCGTAACCAGAACAAGCCACTGGAAACGGGGACGCGAATTATGCCGCCTCCCCgccataaatttttgaaaacataactgagcattaaaaaaagaaaaaatgctcTTTGGGTCCATTGTACCTGCTTCGTTCGCAGAAAAGTAAAAGGCGTCCGTAATGTTACTGGGCCTTCAGTTGCGCGTGTTACACGTTGAACAACGGTAAGGCTTGAGCGTCTTCTGTTTTAGAAAACGCTGCCAGTATACGTTGAGAGCCTTCGGTAGTTATTTCGTCATAACTAGTTGTGAGAAAGGAAAAGCGAAAATGCATTCCGAGAGCAGTATCGCTGATTTCTTCGCGGACAGGTCGGTTTTCATTACCGGGTCGACGGGGTTTGTGGGTAAAGTGCTAGTTGAGAAGTTGCTTCGCGCGTGCCCGAAAATCAAGCGTCTCTACCTGCTGATGCGAACTTCTTCGAGTAAAGATATTGCGACACGCCGAAGAGAGTTGATCAACAATCAGGTACTATTCCACTTCCTAAAATAACTTTTGCCTTCGTTGCCTCACAATGGCACCTCGGGCAGGTGTTCGCCTGGTTGGACCAACCAAGTGCGCTGGACAAAATTGTCGCCATCGCAGGAGACATGACTTTACCAGGACTAGGGATTTCTGCTTCCGATATGCAATTACTCGTAGACGAAGTTTCGATCGTCTTCAATTCTGCTGCCAGTGTGAGGTTCGATCATGAATTGAAGGATGCACTAGAAACTAACGTGAAAGGACCAAGGCAACTGCTGGCTATATgtcagaaaatgaaaaagcttgAGGTTTGTGTCCTTGCAAACGATTTTTGGGGTTTCAGGTCATAAAAGACACTCTTTACATTCCAATAGGCCTTTGTTCATGTTTCAACGGCTTTCAATAACCTAGATAAGGATGTCGTTGGCGAAATGATCTATCCGTCCCATATGGATCCGATTAAATTGCTTAACTTTCTGGAGAGCATTGATGGAGATTTCACAAGGAGCATCACAACACAGTAAGTAATACATAAATTATCATATAGTGATTGAGTTTCACACGGAACGAACTCTTTTAGATTACTAGGCAAATCAAACCCAAATACATACACATTCTCAAAATCCCTGGCTGAACAGATTCTAGAAAGGGAACGATTTAATGTTCCGCTGGCCATCGTTCGTCCTTCTATCGTAACAGGTAGATTTGGTTCACTAACCTACATACAGTATATATTGACATTGTAAACTACTACGAAAGATTAATAAATATTATTGTCGTCACACTCAGCTGCCGCTAAAGAACCTACTCCGGGATGGATCGACTCGCTATACGGCCCGACTGgtaaaaatattatgaatgcTTGACTGATTTTATTGCCAAAGTGCCTTGAGATACTAAAGGTTGTTGTGCGCTGTTTTATCACCTCGAAAGGTCTTATTGCGGGTGGGGCAAAAGGTTTCCTCCGGCTCTTTAAGTGCGATGCTAGTTGTGTCATCGATCTAATTCCAGTTGACTACGCTGTCAACCTTATGATAGCAGTTGCCTGGCATCAAGCAATAACCAAGTAATAACGTAATTATTTTATGCTGCAATTCGCCTATATTCTGTTGTAAACGTAGACACCTTTTTTCAATCTCCAAATGTCACTGACCTTGTCGAATTGTGTCACAGGCCTTCGCAACTTACCATCTATACATCTTCTACGAGCTATCACAATCCAATTACTATCCAACAGCTCAGATTGTTATCGGAAGATGCCGTTATTAAATACCCACCGAAAGAGATGATGTGGTGCCCAAGCGGAGAGTGTACCAATCGTGACTGGTATTTCCGGATCAACGTTTTTTTCACTCATTACCTCCCAGCCTACTGCCTTGATTTCATCAGTCAACTGTCCGGCAAACGTGCTAAAATGGTACTATCCTTTAATTACAAATTCATTTCTCAAATGACGACCCAAATTAATCAATTCAAAAATAGGTCAAGTTGTATGAAAGAGTATTTAAAGCGACTTCAAGCTTAGGTTTCTTCAATAGCCACCAATGGCAATTCGTGAGTGAAAACTCGTTGAAAATTCGGTCCAAAATGTCGGCAAGTGATCAACACATGTTCGATTTTGATGTCCGTCAATTGAATTGGCGAACATACTTCGAGACTTACGTTCAAGGCATTCGACAGTTTATCCTGAAAGATGATCCTAGTACTCTACCACAAGCCAGGAAACTTCTCGTCAGGTACCACTTTCTTTAAGATCGGAATATTATCTatccaattttcatttcattgatGCTATTATTTAGGATGTACCTCCTCAAGTTATTCATCCGCTCTTTGGTGTCGATCTGTTTCGTACTTTCAGTTATAAGTAAAACAAGACACCTTTTCCAGAGCCCCATTTCGTCTTTATTGTAAATCTTGCATTCGTAGAAGGATATCTTGATGTGCAAATATTCATTACTTTCTCCTCGAAGGTAGATATATCTAAAGTTAATGAAGTTTAAATCAAGGTAAATTCTCATACATGAATACGAAAAATTTGGCTGTTTAGCTATTAATACATGCATATATCGTAGCAATATTCTATGGGACGCCATTCGACCAACTTTTTATTGACAACTCCTATTCTGCGGTTTACCATTTATTTCAGGAATTTTATAGCCATCCTTCCCCTCCATCTAATGACAATGTAGacatttctgctgcatcgccctagcgctgtagcgtactggcgcgctagcattgtgtcaaatattcggtgtatttaaaaaaaaattaacttaatgaaaaaaagcaattttcccggaatcagcattcaattttgagtatatcctgtgatattcaaccaattccgatgagtgtcagtttttgccgaaaaaaatttaagcccgactaaataagcccgacttttcgttttttacgtttaattaaaaaaccatatggtcaactgaaaaataaatttgatttccgtgataagcattcaattctgaatcgaagtGATGTAATTtaagtgaaatttaaaatttagccaaaaatggaaaagtgcaaaggctatagccttaccacttttgtcaaaatcggccaaaaatgacatctcttggaatacGATGAAAATCACgcagtataatcaaaattttatgctgattcagaaaaagccacgTTTTCTTGTCTATTcagccgtttttgaattacacaGAATATTCGtgccaaaaataagaaaagtcaggcttatttagtcgggcttaaaaattgttttctgcAAAAATCGGCATTTGTCGGatttggttgaatatcacaggatagactcaaaattgaatgctgatgtcgatataattgttattttttttattaagtcaACCGTtatggaaatacaccgaatatttctgctgcatcgcactggcgctgtagcatactggcgcgctagcttTGTgccaaatattcggtgtatttcaaaaaagattgacttaatgaaaaaaaatagtaattttcccggaatcagcattcaattttgaatatatcctgtgatattcaaccaatgccccatgagtgtcagtttttttcagaaaaaattttttaagcccgactaaacaACTAAGTCCGACTTTTCttagtttttcgttttttacgtttaattaaaaaaccaaaagtccaattggaaaataaatttgatttccgtggtatgcattcaattttgaaccGAAAGTCCGAAACCAGCTGATTCAGAAAAGgccattcattttcttgtcgAATTGGACGTTTTCGAAATACACTGAATATTTGTACAGAATCGTGCTAGCGCTGTTGCGTACTGGCGCACTAGCATTGTTTCAAATATTcttatatatactgtataaaTGTATATTTATTAATATATTGGTTGTTTTGTTCTAAAACCATCAAATACTAACGTATGACTTGCGTAAAGATGACTTGCATACAAAATTTAACGAAATCACGAATgttggctttattttttattgaaatgttaagttttttaaataaatgtagaagacaTGTTGTCATATAGGAATTACCGTGGGAATTTTCCCTCAAAAATCTGCAAAACCTGACAGTCATtggcattttttgaaaattacagAAAATACTCAATAATGCATGCTGGTTGCGGGAAAAGTGTTGTTCCAGTTTTCCAGTACAACCCAGTTTTTAGGGCAAATCTCAAATACAAACTTAAATAAGTAGTATTCACTTCCGTTAAGATAAATGCATTACAAGCCGATCAAATAGTTTTCATTGTCGCTGGCTGAAACATGTGGTGGTTTTCTCAAATCTTCAATCTTATTTAATGGATGTGGCCGCCTGCATATATTTCCTCGTTGATAGGAATATAAGAAAAAGCGCTGTACTTGTTCCTTTTATTGCGCTATGCTCACACGGATTGAGAATTTCGATCCAAACAAAGCTAGCGTGGATCTATCTTTGCGGGCCTTCAATAACCCGATGTAATAAACatgaaaaacatttccaattatTGGAAACAGCTAAGCCAGCGgtaagcttaaaaaaaaaagtacgtcTCGCACACGATAAATTTAATTCAATGCAAGACTTAACATGGACGAGGCTTCATTTTGAATCTTTCGCTCACAATAGTGATTGTAACTGGGCAATTAACATTTGCGAGGTCTCGCGGCTCGAATTGAAAAATCTCCAACAgaaaacaagaggaaaaaaggaaaaaaaaaaggaagatacGATCTTGACGTCGTCACCAAGATGACTCGAACTACACTTTCTACTTCTTTGACTTTTCTGACGAGAAAACAGATATTAACGAGTCCATGCCTCCAGCAGCCAGGCACACTCGGTGTGGATGAAAGGTGAGACAAGAGACGGCTGCAATTTTGGAGCCCAAGATACCGCCACCATCGTGATACGCAATGGTAGAGCACAGGTCTCCTTCCTGATCGTGCACGCTGATATGCTGGCCGACGATTCCACTATTAGCaggaagaaaataatgaaattaatggaattttgatttcttccaAAGTCACAAACGCTTACCAGGCGAAGAGGTTAGCTTTTGGATGCACTGCCATGGCAGTCATTCCTTGCGAATTCGGCGCTGTCGCTACAGTGTGCACCGAGGTAGGGTGCCTTGGATCCATGAACCTTATGTCACCCGCCAAGCTTTCGAAAATCACACAAAAAACATTATAAAGTTCTCCATATAGTAAAGAGCACGCCTGAACAGATACTACCTGCCGCTCACCAGGTTAGCGGCTCCATCGGTCGAGATCCATTCGCAATCAATGACCCAAGCGGTGTGTTCCCTCCAGGTCATCACTCTAGATTTTTGGGCGTTACAACGCTTGTCAAAAAGGCGGACAGACCCATCTCCACACGCCGCCACAAAAAGCGAGTGATCTACAATAAATTGGttgaattaaacaaattcGGTTACACGGTTTATAAAAACATGATTAAACCTCGTGGGCTATGGTGGATGGAGGTCACGCAGTTTTCTGAGCCAGTTGGAAAATCACTGACTTTCAGTTCCCGCTCTACGTCCCAGATGCGGATCAACCGAACATCTCCTGTCGCAAGCAATTGTAACGAGTCTTGATTCCAATCCAAAACTAGGCCGGAACATCGAGTAGATGGAGTCATTTCAGCTATGCAATTCCACGCAGAGACAAGTGAAACTGCTGACGAATCTTCAACAATGCCAGAACTTAATCGAGATCCTGTTCGAATAAAATCTCGCCAGATTCTACAGGATCCGTCATCTGCACCAATAAGAAGCAACGCATCGTCGTGTCCATTGACAAACTCCATTGATGTAATCCGAGCAGCCCTGGgttgttgttggttgttgaAATGGATGAGGCGAACGCTCCTTTCCCAGTCCCATACACTATACAATAGGGAATAAATTATCTGAACTGACATTGTTTCAATCGACACAATAAAACTATACTCACGTGCATCCATCTTTATCTGCTACAGCAAGCCATGGGTCATATGGATGAAAGCGGATAACAGAAGGTACAAGTGGATTTCGATTGCAGAAAACTTCTTTCATTTTGGCTTTAGTAGGTCTACGTTAATGAATTTCTAGATTATGCTCAATCTTATCCATAAAATACAATCTCTTCTTCACCTTTGACATTCTTCTTTGGCTTCGCGGCGTACTGTAGCATTACGTGCATATCGCCACTCACGCGTATAGTACATTTCGGTGTCCCGTTCACGAGTTCTTCCGCATATCTagtagaaaaggaaaatgttcgAAATTTTATTATAAAACCTAATCATCGCTACTTGTACCTCAAATTCAATAGACAATTCCTTTTCATGATTGGGTTTGGAATTCAATTGGATATCTTCATTAGACGCGGCTGGTTCTGCAAAATGTTTGGCGCACCACTCAATAAACCCAGTGGCTACCAAAGGGTCTTTTAGCTCTCTGGAAGTTTCACCTTCTTCCACAATCTTATAAAGATAAAAACGCTAAAGTGTTAGCTACATCAATATCTCTTGAACTTCATTACCGTAGACGGTATGCTTCGTTTTCTTATTCTGTTGAACGACGGAGTGGTACGTTGAGCAGGCGCCGGTGGGGGAGAATCGCCACTGACAAAACATAAAGAGATAACATATTACTTAAGTAATAAATACAAAGACTTGTCGATTGGAACCAGTTAAATCATTACATGTAGATAGTTTTATCCATGGAATCGTTACTTGAATTGGAATATGTATATGCACGACCAAGATCAGTATCCCGGGCAGCTACAAGTTCCTTTGCCTGAAATATGCAGTGCAAGTTAGAGCTGTTGGTCAGTCATTTAATTCTCATAATGGATACCTTATTTCGCACATAATCTGTTAACTTTTTTGCCATATTAGAAACCTCGAAGTATGGATCTTTCTCCATGTTTGAAAGTCCATGCCAAATTTTGACGTAAATGGTGTTGAAAGCTAGGCTAGGCAAAGTGGAACTTGCTGCTGTTATAACCACATAAAATTGATTAATCTTTATCTCAGTGTTTAAGTTACCGTGTACGCAACTTACTAAGGCTACTGAGAGAGGAGATAGAAACCGCACGTCGAATGTGATCGGGATTAACGGAATTTGTGGAATGGTAAAAACCACTCTCCGAAAGTTCCGGACTTGTTCCCAGGTTCGTTACGTTCGACGTAGCTGCCCGAGAACGACGGTTCGGCCGTTGTAGACTGCCGGAAGACGTAAGGGCAACTTCCACGTTTGGAGAAAGCAGATTTGaatctttgttcttttcctcttctaaCTGCTGGATAGCCATTTGGATGAAAGTCGATTCAAATATCAAAACAATCCATTGCAGTGCGCTTACGATCTAGAGTGCAAGAAGTTGAAATTGCAAAACGCAACTCTAAAGTAAATGGCAATTCTCTACCTCTTTACGGACCAACGGGCTAGCTTCTGAGTTTACAACGTTCAACAGTTGTAGAGCTACTGCCTGATCAATTTTGTTGGCAAGCTCATTGCGCTCAGTTTTGCCTCCACTGTGAATAAATGTCCCTAACGCGTACGCCGTGGCGGCTCGTACCTTAGGTACAGGAAAATACGGAATAAAAATGCAATGAATTAGAATGGATTGTTTGATTGCGAAATTACCTCTGGTATAGGGTCTCGTAACAACGGAAACAGTTTTTCGTGTGCGGAATCTCGAATGGCCGACCAACGAGCAGCTATGGCATTATGCCAGGCCAAACCAATACCGATGACGAGCCATTGCCTTAATAGCCTGTCCTTTTCGTAGACCATTTCAAGTGTGTTGGAGATAAATGCTACTTGTGCCACGGCTTCCTGCCCCACTGGATGATTCCAGACCACTCTAGAAACCACGAAGGCGGCTAGGGTTCGTTGATCGTCTGGTACCGATGTATCTTGCAGAACcgacaaaaaatatttatgcCCTCCGTCACGAACTAGATCCGCCTGGCAGGTTACATCGACTGCGAGAATTTTTGTCCATATAAATAGCAGTAATGGACGCAGTTCACGCGCGGAACTTTGAAGTAACTGTGGATGAAAACGACAAGTCGAATAGTTGCGTAAAATAAAACGaagatgaatttttttaagcagACCTTTAAAACGTATGGAAAGATACCAACTGACAGTGCCAAATTCACCGCCCAAGGTCCCAAATCTAAAAAACGTCCCAATAACTCAAGCGCTCTTAAGCGATGCACCTGGCTCAAAAGGACTTGCAGAACAATAGGCAGCTGCTCCGGAGGAGATCTTTTCTGCGACCCATGCGAAAGCCAAACTTGAAAAGCTGTCAATTGCTCTTCAAAAAAAGGCGAATTCTGGAAAGTTTCTTTGCCTTCTAAGATGCCTGGTAGCTGTGAGAGGCAAATGTCAAGGGCTAAATCCCATGCCGACCACATAGggtgctaaaaaaaaaaaaaaaaaaaaacagaatcagTAAAGGCttgtaaattattttaaaaacgctAAGTGTACCTGAGACGTAGAAGGCAGTTTAGGCCAAGAGACAGGTGTGCAGTCATAAGACTTAAGTATCCTTTCTGCCAATAGGAAATTGCGGAAAAGACTGGCGACAAGTAAATCTTGTCTAAAAAGGCGCTGGAACACGTCTCGAGGCAGTGAATTCCAGGCTATCGTATCAGTTATAGCAGTAAAAATCCAGTTTAATTCACCTAGCATAGTTCTTCGATCATTGAGCTGTCCAGGAATTTTGTCAACTGATTCCAGCGTCATTCTTGGCACCAAACGGGATGTATTTTGTAAAACGAACCAACGTAGCGCAATCtatgtaagaaaaataatatgGAATAGTGGCTCCTGTTAACgcaagttttattttatcctGATCACCTTAATGGGAGTTGTGAGACACGCAGTAAAAAGATCTGCGGGAAGTTCAGAATTCATTGGGAGAATTTGATTAGTGGCGCACGCTGCTAGCTGAATGCACTGTTTGAAATTTGGAGGAGGTGTCATCTGAGAAGGTAACGTGTTTCTTGACTGTGCCATCAACTGCTCGTACTCTCTCTGGTGTTGATCTGCGAATTGTTGAAAGGCATCCACGATCATACCAGCGTTGGAACAATCAAAAACGTAGATTGATGGCGACCACATCCAGGTTTGCAGGTCGTAAATTGACAGTGGTATATAC is a genomic window containing:
- the LOC130692500 gene encoding uncharacterized protein LOC130692500 isoform X3, whose amino-acid sequence is MLVWLFSPERFQNYQRLSLARQLSHCIFSKLPTQHDRLCRFLCILLGEYDGVKAFSYISNTLVAFILASFSALLIYAVYRNHRQLMMPWLFATILIACTRDIYMLIRSFFFASTGTWFGILYVVAMVIQMSTLRNVSLVGCSRLLSRTSRQGQ
- the LOC130692500 gene encoding uncharacterized protein LOC130692500 isoform X2, which produces MKQCWCGCSLRKGSKIISVFHLLVNLATAFFRSYQLSTIDFVGEYDGVKAFSYISNTLVAFILASFSALLIYAVYRNHRQLMMPWLFATILIACTRDIYMLIRSFFFASTGTWFGILYVVAMVIQMTLGMYLWWVVHGFYHELQDKDNEKRRNDRLVKASANRITSDV
- the LOC130692465 gene encoding putative fatty acyl-CoA reductase CG5065; the encoded protein is MHSESSIADFFADRSVFITGSTGFVGKVLVEKLLRACPKIKRLYLLMRTSSSKDIATRRRELINNQVFAWLDQPSALDKIVAIAGDMTLPGLGISASDMQLLVDEVSIVFNSAASVRFDHELKDALETNVKGPRQLLAICQKMKKLEAFVHVSTAFNNLDKDVVGEMIYPSHMDPIKLLNFLESIDGDFTRSITTQLLGKSNPNTYTFSKSLAEQILERERFNVPLAIVRPSIVTAAAKEPTPGWIDSLYGPTGLIAGGAKGFLRLFKCDASCVIDLIPVDYAVNLMIAVAWHQAITKPSQLTIYTSSTSYHNPITIQQLRLLSEDAVIKYPPKEMMWCPSGECTNRDWYFRINVFFTHYLPAYCLDFISQLSGKRAKMVKLYERVFKATSSLGFFNSHQWQFVSENSLKIRSKMSASDQHMFDFDVRQLNWRTYFETYVQGIRQFILKDDPSTLPQARKLLVRMYLLKLFIRSLVSICFVLSVISKTRHLFQSPISSLL
- the LOC130692425 gene encoding uncharacterized protein LOC130692425, coding for MMTCKMKLTSCCCPLQTTAKIIGSVDMLVNITIGVLHSSKIVVNGPFDVTIAIAVFAFILAIFSILLIYGAQYRRRHIVMSWLIVQLLERCFIAVFIAVGLVRHSLGVIPIVFILFVIILAFYLWWAVCCFYFELKSEERADLNRSESLSRQPVGYDENADVF
- the LOC130692500 gene encoding uncharacterized protein LOC130692500 isoform X1; translation: MLVWLFSPERFQNYQRLSLARQLSHCIFSKLPTQHDRLCRFLCILLGEYDGVKAFSYISNTLVAFILASFSALLIYAVYRNHRQLMMPWLFATILIACTRDIYMLIRSFFFASTGTWFGILYVVAMVIQMTLGMYLWWVVHGFYHELQDKDNEKRRNDRLVKASANRITSDV